Proteins found in one Drosophila busckii strain San Diego stock center, stock number 13000-0081.31 chromosome 2R, ASM1175060v1, whole genome shotgun sequence genomic segment:
- the LOC108601830 gene encoding actin-related protein 2/3 complex subunit 3, with protein sequence MPAYHSQIKEFRQQVGNMAILPLRTQVRGPAPSASVDTDIIDESLYFFKANVFFRTYEVKSEVDRVLIYVTLYITECLKRLTRCTSKSQGQQEMYSLAISKFDIPGEAGFPLNTVYAKPQSTQDTDLMRQYLLQLRHETGNRMVEKVFSTGDGKPNKWWTCFAKKKFMEKSLAGPGQ encoded by the exons atgccg GCATACCACTCCCAGATTAAGGAATTCCGTCAACAAGTGGGAAACATGGCTATTCTGCCACTGCGAACCCAAGTTCGCGGTCCAGCTCCAAGTGCAAGCGTTGACACCGATATCATTGATGAgtcattatattttttcaaagcgAACGTATTCTTTCGCACATATGAAGTAAAG TCGGAAGTGGACCGTGTTCTTATCTATGTAACGCTTTACATAACTGAGTGCTTAAAGAGACTTACGCGCTGTACTAGTAAATCCCAGGGGCAACAAGAAATGTATAGCCTGGCAATTTCCAAGTTTGATATACCCGGCGAAGCAGGATTTCCTCTAAACACTGTCTATGCCAAGCCACAATCAACCCAGGATACTGACTTGATGCGCCAATATTTGCTTCAACTACGCCACGAAACCGGGAATAGAATGGTGGAGAAGGTTTTTAGCACAGGCGATGGCAAACCAAATAAGTGGTGGACTtgctttgccaaaaaaaagttCATGGAAAAGAGCTTGGCTGGACCAGGCCAGTAG
- the LOC108601829 gene encoding NADH-quinone oxidoreductase subunit I, which yields MMQTVRIFTAARNGQRIFCSTGTRFLATKRCEPQDIVSVPKGYVYVNNKEVSMEMEDITDRAASTIFLGELFRGFAVTLAHIFKEPATINYPFEKGPLSPRFRGEHALRRYPSGEERCIACKLCEAICPAQAITIEAEERTDGSRRTTRYDIDMTKCIYCGFCQEACPVDAIVEGPNFEFSTETHEELLYNKEKLLCNGDKWESEIASNLQADHLYR from the exons ATGATGCAAACAGTGCGAATATTTACAGCAGCCCGCAATG gaCAACGCATATTTTGCTCAACCGGCACACGCTTCTTGGCCACCAAGCGATGCGAACCGCAGGATATTGTTTCAGTACCTAAGggctatgtatatgtaaacaaTAAGGAAGTTAGCATGGAAATGGAAGACATCACAGATCGTGCAGCGTCTACGATATTTTTGGGCGAGCTATTCCGCGGATTTGCCGTTACTCTGGCCCATATTTTCAAGGAGCCGGCTACAATTAACTACCCGTTTGAAAAGGGTCCCCTAAGTCCGCGCTTTCGTGGTGAACACGCTCTGCGTCGCTACCCTAGCGGTGAGGAGCGTTGCATTGCTTGCAAACTGTGCGAAGCGATTTGCCCAGCCCAAGCAATCACTATTGAAGCAGAAGAGCGTACAGACGGTAGCAGGCGTACAACTCGTTACGATATAGATATGACCAAATGTATCTACTGCGGATTTTGTCAG GAGGCTTGTCCTGTCGACGCAATTGTTGAAGGtccaaattttgaattttccaCTGAGACGCACGAGGAACTGCTCTACAACAAGGAGAAGCTATTGTGCAATGGTGACAAGTGGGAATCGGAGATTGCATCCAACCTTCAAGCCGACCATCTTTACCGATAA
- the LOC108601856 gene encoding LEM domain-containing protein Bocksbeutel produces MSDLAYLETLSNKNLHAKCLECGLPNIPVTNTTRNVILHRLRSSLLGDLMNTKNNAILNAIETFRAEIGPTIEATPTSEMSTQRSSDLDVHGKDKRRNKSRARTTNTIAPLPREYYRDNELNRSVQSTITISDVGSQSDDDEFIRNLMRTKRIPLVKQQPRQRCSVSLTKSGLLTTSYIREIQASVVEDESRPQSFIYEQPQSTDAHLHTIHNDAKQHEPNLQSQNLCQTRLNSLSYVGESKTRPYAVRNTYIGSIEPFDVTRSGLSKNTIRQRHTIGSSCFPRARLLQPTSNVNSLYPTLNGFYDQQNHSIEPVNPSTHNDSDSSTEMSKNKSQFERHFPPFVKQHAMEQVDTDSPTYQFWALINSLNRQYHLKFYIILTAVVIAVTMIYVILTP; encoded by the coding sequence ATGTCCGATCTTGCATATCTTGAAACGCTTTCAAACAAAAATCTGCATGCAAAATGTCTAGAGTGTGGTTTGCCAAACATTCCTGTAACTAACACAACTCGCAATGTTATTTTACACCGATTGCGCTCATCTCTTCTAGGCGACCTCATGAACACAAAGAATAATGCAATTCTAAATGCAATAGAAACTTTTAGGGCCGAGATCGGGCCCACTATTGAGGCAACACCGACATCAGAGATGTCCACGCAACGATCTAGTGACTTAGATGTCCACGGAAAAGATAAAAGACGCAATAAAAGCAGAGCTAGGACTACTAACACTATTGCTCCGTTGCCCAGAGAATATTATAGGGATAATGAATTGAATCGTTCTGTGCAATCGACCATTACAATCTCTGACGTAGGTTCACAATCAGACGATGATGAATTTATCAGAAACTTGATGAGGACAAAACGTATCCCACTTGTCAAGCAGCAACCACGTCAACGTTGTTCGGTTTCCTTAACAAAATCAGGTTTGCTGACTACTTCCTATATTCGCGAGATACAAGCATCTGTTGTTGAAGACGAGAGCCGACCACAAAGCTTTATATATGAACAACCGCAAAGTACAGATGCACACCTGCATACAATACATAACGATGCAAAGCAACACGAACCCAACCTACAAAGTCAAAATCTATGCCAGACTAGACTAAACTCGTTAAGTTATGTAGGGGAGTCAAAGACCAGACCTTATGCTGTACGCAACACGTATATCGGATCAATTGAACCATTCGATGTAACTAGGAGTGGATTATCTAAAAACACCATAAGACAGCGCCATACCATTGGAAGCAGTTGTTTTCCTAGAGCTCGTCTGTTACAACCGACTAGTAATGTGAACTCGCTATATCCCACACTGAATGGATTCTATGATCAGCAAAATCACTCAATTGAGCCTGTGAATCCAAGTACACACAATGACTCAGATTCTAGTACTGAGATGAGCAAGAATAAATCTCAATTTGAGAGACACTTTCCGCCATTCGTCAAGCAACATGCTATGGAGCAGGTTGACACAGATTCGCCGACATACCAATTTTGGGCACtcataaattctttaaatcgCCAATATCATCtcaagttttatataattttaacagCAGTAGTGATCGCTGTCACTATGATCTATGTAATTTTAACACcctaa
- the LOC108601676 gene encoding dnaJ homolog subfamily C member 3, which produces MALPLSHMLLLGCSERKLAMCILLLLMELFMEGAEAALSNQPDIQNHLELGKEFLTRGQLSDALTHYHAAVEGDPNNYLTLFKRGTVYLALGKTRFAIQDFSRVLDLKPDFTAARSQRGLVHMKSGDYENALIDFDVVLREESHNAIVNENYARLNPAKEQWQLVRHLMKHGDDQNAIGMITQLLEISPWSVELRQARSDAYLKVNDPLSAISDLRQVNRLSQDSTEGHYDIAQLLYKIGHATNALKDIRECLKLDPEHKLCFPFYKKLRKVEKQLSSAEQAKEENQANDCLTHAEAVLRLEPDETMIRYEAHKLLCSCYTTDEQYGKALSQCKLALDIMKDAQLYCDRADALLGSEMYDDAIHDFQAALDIDENSSRAKEGIQKAKKLQKQAERRDYYKILGVKRNASKQEIVKAYRKAAQKWHPDNFKDEEKKLAEKKFIDIAAAKEVLTDPEKRRQFDNGEDPLDPESNHHGFRGADPFAHFQHGSPFQFKFHFN; this is translated from the exons ATGGCTTTGCCATTGAGCCATATGCTCCTCCTCGGCTGTAGTGAAAGGAAATTAGCTATGTGTATTCTTCTGCTGCTAATGGAGCTCTTTATGGAAG GTGCTGAAGCTGCATTATCAAATCAGCCAGATATACAAAATCATCTGGAGCTCGGCAAAGAGTTTTTGACACGGGGCCAATTGTCGGATGCCCTAACGCATTATCATGCAGCTGTTG AGGGTGACCCTAACAATTATTTGACACTATTTAAGCGAGGAACTGTCTATTTGGCGCTGGGTAAAACTCGATTTGCCATTCAAGACTTCAGTCGAGTTCTGGATCTGAAGCCCGACTTTACAGCAGCGCGCAGTCAGCGCGGTCTTGTCCATATGAAGAGCGGCGACTATGAGAACGCTCTGATTGACTTTGACGTTGTTTTACGTGAGGAATCGCATAATGCAATAGTTAATGAGAACTATGCAAGATTAAATCCTGCAAAGGAGCAATGGCAGCTTGTGCGGCATTTGATGAAACACGGAGATGATCAGAATGCTATTGGTATGATAACACAGCTGCTGGAGATCTCTCCTTGGTCAGTGGAACTCCGGCAAGCCCGCTCAGATGCCTACCTAAAGGTTAACGATCCTCTCTCAGCTATTAGTGACTTACGGCAGGTGAATCGTCTATCGCAGGATAGCACCGAAGGACATTATGATATTGCTCAGTTGCTTTATAAGATTGGCCACGCTACGAATGCGCTGAAAGACATACGCGAATGCCTCAAGCTCGATCCCGAACACAAGCTCTGTTTCCCATTCTACAAAAAGCTGCGAAAAGTCGAAAAACAATTGTCATCAGCTGAGCAGGCAAAAGAAGAAAATCAGGCGAATGATTGTTTAACACATGCCGAAGCTGTACTCAGGTTGGAGCCAGACGAAACCATGATTCGCTACGAAGCTCACAAATTACTTTGTTCTTGCTATACGACAGATGAGCAGTATGGCAAGGCCCTGTCCCAATGCAAACTTGCCCTGGACATCATGAAAGATGCTCAACTTTATTGTGATCGAGCCGATGCGCTACTAGGCAGTGAAATGTACGACGATGCCATACATGACTTCCAGGCGGCCCTCGACATTGATGAGAACAGTAGCCGCGCCAAAGAGGGCATACAGAAAGCCAAAAAACTCCAAAAGCAAGCAGAACGTCGTGACTATTACAAAATTCTTGGAGTGAAACGCAACGCAAGCAAGCAGGAGATAGTCAAAGCATACCGTAAGGCGGCTCAAAAGTGGCATCCCGACAACTTTAAGGATGAGGAAAAGAAGCTGGCcgaaaaaaagtttattgatattgctgctgcaaaagagGTGCTGACAGATCCTGAGAAGAGACGTCAGTTTGATAACGGCGAGGACCCGCTCGATCCTGAAAGCAATCATCATGGATTCCGCGGTGCGGATCCGTTTGCCCACTTTCAACACGGATCGCCTTTCCAGTTTaagtttcatttcaattaa